The following are encoded together in the Cohaesibacter gelatinilyticus genome:
- a CDS encoding aminotransferase class IV codes for MSGALAISLNGELLTGEKINQAGLAIADRGALLGDGLFETLPIWNGQIIWINEHLDRLSQGLSLLGMDGPKANLRNTIKSLKPIAIEHGGNAIVRLTITRGEGGRGLLPPVTPSPTILASLSPYPQTMAFADVTLATSTIRRNEGSPLSRLKSLGYLDNILATKEASNKGAEDALIFNNQGHACCSTIANLFAVFDKTIVTPPLKDGVLGGIMREKLLDLLPTHGVQIEEKSQTAEQLKKADGLFLTNSLRIIRRVTRLDNQVFETSKNDVVAQCQAIMRAHLQEQFAITL; via the coding sequence ATGTCTGGCGCTCTGGCAATCAGTCTTAACGGCGAACTCCTCACCGGAGAAAAAATCAATCAAGCTGGCTTGGCCATAGCGGATCGTGGCGCTTTGCTGGGCGATGGTTTGTTTGAAACACTTCCAATCTGGAATGGCCAAATCATCTGGATAAACGAACATCTGGATCGCCTGAGCCAAGGACTATCTCTTCTTGGTATGGACGGGCCAAAAGCAAATCTCCGCAATACGATTAAGTCCCTCAAGCCAATCGCTATTGAGCATGGCGGCAATGCAATTGTACGATTGACCATTACTCGTGGCGAAGGTGGGCGAGGTCTATTACCACCTGTGACACCTTCTCCCACCATTTTGGCCAGCCTATCGCCCTACCCTCAGACCATGGCCTTCGCTGATGTCACTCTCGCAACGAGCACAATTCGCCGCAACGAGGGATCACCTCTTTCCCGCCTCAAGAGCCTTGGCTATCTCGACAACATTCTCGCCACCAAAGAAGCAAGCAACAAAGGCGCGGAGGATGCCCTTATTTTCAACAATCAAGGTCATGCTTGCTGTTCAACCATCGCCAACCTCTTTGCAGTCTTTGATAAAACCATTGTCACACCTCCTCTTAAAGATGGTGTCCTTGGCGGCATCATGCGTGAGAAACTGCTCGATCTTCTGCCCACTCATGGTGTTCAAATCGAAGAAAAAAGCCAGACCGCAGAGCAACTAAAAAAGGCTGATGGTCTTTTCCTGACCAACAGCCTTCGTATCATTCGTCGTGTTACCCGCCTGGACAACCAAGTCTTTGAAACTTCAAAGAACGATGTCGTCGCTCAATGTCAGGCAATCATGCGTGCCCACCTACAAGAGCAATTCGCAATCACGCTTTAA
- a CDS encoding CreA family protein: MVSIPMALAADSPDLIFKKSTVWKFLTPDHKLATYAIDDPLIEGVACHFTVPEKGGLSGMFGVAEEVSDVSLACRQVGPITFKEKFEQGDEMFRTRRSLIFKKTRIVRGCDTKRNTLVYVIYSDKLIEGSPKNSTSTVPVMPWGTQEAPKCADWLD, translated from the coding sequence ATGGTTTCAATCCCAATGGCTTTGGCAGCGGATAGCCCCGATTTGATTTTCAAGAAATCGACAGTTTGGAAATTTCTGACACCTGACCACAAGCTGGCGACCTACGCGATTGATGATCCGTTGATCGAAGGTGTTGCATGCCACTTTACCGTGCCGGAAAAAGGTGGTCTGTCTGGCATGTTCGGAGTAGCAGAAGAAGTATCGGATGTATCACTTGCCTGTCGTCAGGTCGGACCGATCACTTTCAAGGAAAAATTCGAGCAAGGGGACGAAATGTTCCGTACCCGTCGTTCGTTGATTTTCAAGAAAACCCGAATTGTTCGTGGTTGTGATACCAAGCGAAACACTCTGGTTTATGTGATCTATTCTGACAAATTGATTGAGGGTAGCCCGAAGAATTCTACGTCTACAGTGCCTGTGATGCCATGGGGCACACAAGAAGCACCAAAATGCGCTGATTGGCTGGATTAA
- a CDS encoding SulP family inorganic anion transporter, which yields MNAQTDQSGLGARILGAITPAQFKTDTLSGLTVALALVPEAVAFAFVAQVHPLVGLYAAFIVGLITAVFGGRPGMISGATGALAVVMVSLVVNHGVEYLFATVVLMGVLQILAGVLKWGKFIRMVPHPVMLGFVNGLAIVIGLAQLTQFKVKDAAGELVWMSGAPLIIMLGLVVATMGLIWLAPKITKAIPAPLLAIVAVSLLVIGLDLDIPRVGDLATIAGGLPEFHIPMVPIDFETIKIIFPYAAILAAIGLIESLLTLNLVSEMTDTHGGASKECIAQGASNVVTGFFGGMGGCAMIGQSMINVKSGGRTRWSGISAALFLLGFILFGSQLIEQIPLAALVGVMFMVVIGTFAWKSLQIMTKIPRHDAFVIVLVTAVTVYSDLAVAVVVGVIVSALVFAWEAAKRIDVRVGTEEHGWKVYELHGPLFFGSVASFAELFSPRSDPEDVVIEFKDARVWDHSGLQAIDALATKYEEQGKKLHLRHLSPDCALLLKKAGRFVEVSVIEDPHYEVAVDYSEMFGENKAK from the coding sequence ATGAACGCACAGACCGATCAGTCTGGGCTGGGGGCACGCATTCTTGGCGCCATCACCCCGGCACAATTCAAAACCGACACCCTGTCCGGCTTGACCGTTGCGCTGGCATTGGTGCCGGAAGCCGTCGCCTTTGCCTTTGTTGCTCAGGTTCATCCACTGGTAGGCCTCTATGCCGCCTTCATTGTTGGTTTGATAACGGCAGTGTTTGGTGGTCGTCCAGGCATGATTTCCGGCGCAACAGGCGCTCTGGCAGTTGTCATGGTCAGCCTCGTAGTCAATCACGGCGTAGAATATTTGTTCGCCACCGTTGTGTTGATGGGTGTTTTGCAGATCCTTGCCGGCGTCCTCAAATGGGGCAAATTCATTCGTATGGTGCCTCATCCCGTGATGCTCGGCTTTGTGAATGGTCTGGCGATTGTGATTGGTCTCGCTCAGCTTACTCAGTTCAAGGTCAAGGACGCAGCAGGTGAGCTGGTCTGGATGAGTGGCGCACCTCTCATTATCATGTTAGGCCTTGTCGTCGCCACCATGGGCCTGATCTGGCTCGCCCCAAAGATCACCAAAGCTATCCCTGCTCCATTGTTGGCCATCGTCGCGGTATCTTTGCTGGTGATAGGACTGGATCTGGATATCCCGCGTGTAGGTGACTTGGCAACAATTGCGGGTGGTCTGCCAGAATTCCATATCCCAATGGTGCCGATTGACTTTGAAACCATCAAAATCATCTTCCCATATGCTGCGATTCTGGCCGCAATTGGTTTGATCGAAAGCCTTTTGACCCTCAACCTGGTTTCCGAAATGACCGATACCCATGGCGGTGCGTCCAAGGAATGTATTGCGCAAGGCGCATCCAATGTCGTCACAGGCTTTTTTGGCGGCATGGGCGGTTGCGCAATGATCGGCCAGTCCATGATCAATGTGAAATCCGGTGGGCGCACGCGCTGGTCTGGTATTTCCGCAGCCCTCTTCCTGTTGGGCTTCATCCTGTTTGGCTCACAATTGATAGAACAGATCCCGCTGGCAGCACTGGTTGGTGTGATGTTCATGGTTGTCATCGGCACTTTCGCCTGGAAGAGCCTTCAGATCATGACCAAGATTCCACGCCATGATGCCTTTGTCATTGTGCTGGTAACCGCAGTGACAGTCTATTCTGACCTTGCTGTGGCTGTGGTTGTCGGCGTGATCGTCTCGGCTCTCGTCTTTGCTTGGGAAGCGGCAAAACGCATTGATGTACGTGTTGGCACAGAAGAACATGGCTGGAAAGTTTATGAGCTGCATGGCCCACTCTTCTTCGGATCTGTTGCCAGCTTTGCAGAGCTGTTCAGCCCGCGCTCCGATCCTGAAGATGTCGTGATTGAGTTTAAAGATGCCCGCGTATGGGATCATTCTGGTCTGCAGGCCATCGATGCTCTTGCTACCAAATATGAAGAACAGGGCAAAAAGCTGCATCTGCGCCATCTATCACCAGACTGTGCCTTACTCTTGAAAAAAGCCGGTCGCTTTGTCGAAGTCTCCGTGATCGAAGATCCTCATTATGAAGTAGCTGTCGACTATTCGGAAATGTTCGGCGAGAACAAAGCAAAATAA
- a CDS encoding MBL fold metallo-hydrolase has product MAKAFASSADLGEKKISFDEIGPDLYAFTAEGDPNSGVIVGDDCCMVIDAQATPVAAQEVVRRVREITDKPIKYVVLTHYHAVRVLGASGYGAEHMIMSDKARSMVVERGVEDWASEFGRMPRLFKEPDSIPGLTWPTLTFKDRMTVYLGKRRVDLMHLGRAHTAGDIVAWVPDSKVMFAGDIVEYKSACYCGDAHFTDWPTTLDNIAAMKPEALVPGRGAALTTAEMCNEGIMLTRDFLVNHYEPVARAAARQAPLNEAFDMCREVCDSKFSDFVIYEHCLPFNVARAYDEASGIDTPRIWTAERDVQMWEDLQLG; this is encoded by the coding sequence ATGGCTAAGGCATTTGCGTCTTCCGCCGATCTTGGCGAAAAAAAGATCAGTTTCGATGAAATCGGTCCTGATCTGTATGCCTTCACTGCGGAAGGTGACCCGAATTCCGGCGTGATCGTTGGTGATGATTGCTGCATGGTGATTGATGCGCAGGCAACTCCTGTTGCTGCTCAGGAAGTCGTGCGCCGTGTTCGCGAGATCACTGACAAGCCGATCAAATATGTGGTTCTGACTCACTATCATGCGGTTCGTGTTCTTGGTGCATCTGGTTATGGTGCCGAGCACATGATCATGTCTGACAAGGCCCGCTCAATGGTTGTTGAGCGTGGCGTTGAGGATTGGGCTTCCGAGTTTGGCCGCATGCCACGCCTGTTCAAAGAACCAGATTCCATTCCGGGTCTGACTTGGCCGACGCTGACCTTCAAGGATCGCATGACTGTCTATCTTGGTAAGCGCCGGGTTGACCTGATGCATCTTGGCCGTGCGCATACTGCAGGTGATATTGTTGCCTGGGTTCCAGACAGCAAGGTGATGTTTGCCGGCGATATCGTGGAATATAAGTCCGCTTGCTATTGTGGTGATGCTCATTTTACTGATTGGCCAACCACTTTGGACAATATCGCTGCGATGAAGCCGGAAGCATTGGTACCAGGCCGTGGTGCGGCTTTGACAACTGCCGAGATGTGCAATGAAGGCATCATGCTAACCCGTGATTTCCTGGTGAACCATTATGAGCCGGTTGCTCGTGCTGCTGCTCGTCAGGCACCACTTAATGAAGCCTTTGATATGTGTCGGGAAGTGTGCGACTCGAAATTCTCTGATTTCGTGATCTATGAGCATTGCCTGCCGTTCAATGTGGCACGCGCCTATGACGAGGCATCCGGGATCGATACTCCACGGATCTGGACCGCTGAGCGTGATGTTCAGATGTGGGAAGATCTACAGTTGGGTTGA
- a CDS encoding fumarylacetoacetate hydrolase family protein — protein sequence MKLATLRDGTRDGQLVVVSKDLSRYTPATNVGKSMQAALDDWACAKPQLEALAQGLEDGRIAGEAFDEANCLSPLPRAYQWADGSAYVNHVELVRKARNAAMPETFWTDPLMYQGGSDTFLAPTDTIKMGDEAWGIDFEGEIAVITGDVAMGADADAAGQEIRLLMLVNDVSLRGLIPAELAKGFGFFQSKPSSAFSPVAITPDELGDAWKDGKVNLPLDVTYNGEAFGKAEAGIDMTFNFPTLVAHAAKTRPLGAGAVIGSGTVSNKLNDGPGKPVSEGGVGYSCIAEIRMIETINNGEPKTPFMRFGDTIKIEMKDASGKSIFGAISQKVEKYDG from the coding sequence ATGAAACTCGCAACATTGCGCGATGGCACCAGAGATGGTCAGCTAGTCGTCGTTTCCAAAGATTTGAGCCGCTATACTCCGGCGACCAATGTCGGTAAAAGCATGCAGGCAGCTCTGGATGATTGGGCTTGTGCAAAGCCACAGCTGGAAGCATTGGCGCAAGGTCTGGAAGATGGCCGTATTGCGGGTGAGGCCTTTGATGAGGCAAATTGCCTGTCACCTCTGCCACGTGCCTATCAGTGGGCTGATGGATCTGCTTACGTCAATCATGTAGAATTGGTTCGTAAAGCACGTAACGCTGCCATGCCTGAGACCTTCTGGACTGATCCTCTGATGTATCAGGGCGGTTCTGACACTTTCCTTGCGCCGACTGATACCATCAAGATGGGTGATGAAGCCTGGGGTATCGACTTTGAAGGTGAAATTGCTGTTATCACTGGTGATGTAGCCATGGGCGCAGACGCTGATGCTGCGGGGCAGGAAATCCGTTTGCTGATGCTGGTCAATGATGTGTCTCTGCGTGGTTTGATCCCTGCCGAGTTGGCAAAAGGTTTTGGTTTCTTCCAGTCCAAGCCATCATCTGCCTTCTCTCCTGTCGCCATTACCCCTGATGAGCTGGGCGATGCCTGGAAAGATGGAAAGGTGAATCTGCCGCTTGACGTTACTTATAATGGCGAAGCATTCGGCAAGGCGGAAGCTGGCATTGATATGACCTTCAATTTTCCGACCCTTGTTGCACATGCTGCCAAAACCCGTCCATTGGGCGCTGGCGCTGTGATCGGCTCTGGTACTGTATCCAACAAATTGAATGATGGTCCGGGCAAACCAGTTTCTGAAGGTGGCGTAGGCTATAGCTGTATCGCTGAAATTCGTATGATTGAGACCATCAATAATGGCGAGCCAAAGACCCCATTCATGCGCTTTGGTGATACAATCAAGATTGAAATGAAAGACGCGTCTGGCAAGTCCATTTTCGGTGCCATTTCGCAAAAAGTGGAGAAATATGATGGCTAA
- a CDS encoding flavin reductase family protein — protein sequence MRLRKAMGQYGTGIAVATTLDGDGAPHGLTINSFNSVSLDPPLVLWSLSHKSGNLNAFSQSDHFAINVLSQQQKEISVRFATPEADRFTDTDWHQGETGSPLLRDVVACLECKVEQMVEGGDHVIFIGRVVAATHLELPPLLYHGGAYHSLGPALD from the coding sequence ATGCGTCTTCGCAAAGCGATGGGTCAATATGGGACGGGAATCGCAGTTGCCACCACATTGGATGGCGACGGCGCACCTCATGGTTTGACCATCAATTCGTTCAACTCAGTGTCACTGGATCCACCGTTGGTTCTTTGGTCATTGTCTCACAAGTCGGGAAATCTGAATGCCTTTAGTCAGTCTGACCATTTTGCCATCAATGTATTGAGCCAACAGCAAAAAGAAATCTCCGTTCGCTTTGCGACGCCTGAAGCCGATCGATTTACCGATACTGATTGGCATCAGGGTGAGACTGGTTCTCCATTGTTGCGTGATGTGGTCGCCTGTTTGGAATGTAAGGTCGAGCAGATGGTAGAGGGCGGGGATCATGTGATTTTTATTGGTCGTGTTGTTGCTGCTACCCATTTGGAACTGCCGCCATTGCTCTATCATGGTGGGGCTTATCATTCTTTGGGACCTGCACTGGATTGA
- a CDS encoding DUF2865 domain-containing protein: MGRHRHSALVLVLCSLLAVPVLGTISAHAQSKTQKKARYCAQLEGQLARLQRSGNSRGARNFAKYDAAVHKQQAQIDVAMRTAKRDGCLGGGFLFRRQPKATCPSLMKRIDKMKRNMAKLQKKRSRFNAPTDVGAQKAAVARKLANARCGDQYAAFEDHRPTRQRRGLFGALFGQPTLREPDNRNFDMPQVGTYRTVCVRTCDGYFFPVSFSTTRGNFARDADICQANCPGTNSRLYVYSNPGESPEDMRTPQGEPYRSLDTAFKYRTEFVKGCSCQRPQSELTSLTKSDLPQSQRLPTLKSSQPLTPARSGPLVPIPMPKPDLSIDPDTQQAQLQGIPFNPYKPPEVSSDKKLVQAADGRSIRIVGPKFFGSQE; the protein is encoded by the coding sequence ATGGGACGACACAGACATTCAGCCCTTGTTCTTGTACTGTGTAGCCTGCTTGCAGTCCCGGTGCTGGGTACCATATCCGCCCATGCACAAAGCAAAACCCAGAAGAAAGCCCGGTATTGCGCGCAATTGGAAGGTCAGTTGGCCCGACTGCAGCGCTCAGGCAATTCCCGTGGAGCACGCAACTTTGCCAAATATGACGCGGCCGTCCATAAGCAACAAGCACAGATTGATGTTGCAATGCGTACCGCCAAGCGGGATGGTTGTCTGGGCGGTGGTTTTCTGTTCCGCCGGCAACCCAAAGCCACCTGCCCATCACTTATGAAGCGCATCGACAAAATGAAGCGCAACATGGCAAAATTGCAAAAAAAACGAAGCCGCTTCAATGCTCCAACGGATGTCGGAGCCCAAAAAGCTGCTGTTGCCCGTAAACTGGCCAACGCACGCTGCGGCGATCAATATGCCGCTTTCGAAGATCACCGCCCGACACGCCAGCGTCGCGGCCTGTTTGGGGCACTCTTCGGTCAACCTACACTACGCGAACCAGATAACCGCAATTTTGATATGCCACAAGTCGGCACGTACCGCACAGTCTGTGTGCGCACATGCGACGGCTATTTCTTCCCCGTCAGTTTCTCGACAACGCGTGGCAATTTTGCTCGCGATGCTGATATATGCCAAGCCAATTGTCCCGGCACGAATTCCCGTCTTTATGTCTACAGCAATCCTGGCGAAAGCCCAGAGGATATGCGCACCCCACAGGGCGAACCCTACCGGAGCTTGGATACGGCTTTTAAATATCGCACCGAGTTTGTTAAAGGATGCAGCTGCCAGCGCCCTCAAAGCGAGTTGACCAGTCTCACAAAAAGCGATTTGCCTCAAAGCCAAAGATTACCGACTTTGAAATCCAGCCAACCACTTACACCTGCCCGATCAGGTCCGTTGGTACCCATTCCGATGCCAAAGCCTGACCTTTCAATAGACCCGGATACCCAACAAGCTCAATTGCAGGGAATTCCGTTCAATCCTTACAAACCACCCGAGGTCAGCTCGGACAAGAAACTTGTCCAAGCTGCGGATGGTCGTTCTATCAGGATAGTCGGTCCAAAGTTCTTTGGTAGCCAAGAATAG
- the gltX gene encoding glutamate--tRNA ligase, giving the protein MAEIVRFAPSPTGNIHIGNARTALINWLVAVKSGGEFILRYDDTDAERSRQEYADGIAVDLDWLGIKPHRVEKQSARMASYDEVAQKLKDMGRLYPCYETADELDRKRKRQRARGLPPVYDRAALNLTDEQKTAFEAEGRKPHWRFLLDQETVSWVDGVRGEQSIECDSVSDPVLIRGDGTYLYTLPSVIDDIDMGVTMVIRGDDHVTNTAVQIQLFQLLAGKVPNFAHHNLLTSATGEGLSKRLGSLSLQSMRQDGYEALAVAIFAVIIGTSEPVQPLADMQALADLFALDKVSRNASKFDMADLGPLNARLLHEKSFDEVSTRLEADQVGGDEAFWLAIRGNIEKLGDAKEWWNIVEQGLPADAVSKSDDDADFYATAKSLLPAEPWDNTTWKVWTTAVKGETGRKGKGLFMPLRVALTGRGHGPELAAFLPILGYQRTLDRLS; this is encoded by the coding sequence ATGGCTGAAATCGTACGGTTTGCACCGTCTCCGACTGGTAATATTCATATTGGCAATGCACGGACCGCCTTGATCAACTGGCTTGTTGCCGTGAAGAGCGGTGGTGAGTTCATTTTGCGCTATGATGATACCGATGCCGAACGTTCCCGTCAGGAATATGCCGACGGTATTGCAGTGGATCTTGATTGGTTGGGCATCAAGCCACATCGCGTCGAGAAACAATCTGCTCGCATGGCTTCTTATGATGAAGTGGCGCAGAAGCTAAAAGACATGGGCCGGCTTTACCCTTGCTATGAGACTGCCGATGAGCTGGATCGCAAGCGTAAACGTCAGCGTGCTCGTGGTTTGCCACCGGTCTATGATCGGGCTGCTTTGAACCTGACAGATGAGCAGAAAACTGCTTTCGAGGCAGAAGGTCGTAAACCCCACTGGCGCTTCCTGCTGGATCAGGAGACCGTGAGCTGGGTTGATGGTGTTCGCGGTGAACAAAGCATTGAATGTGATAGTGTTTCCGATCCGGTTCTGATCCGTGGCGATGGTACCTATCTCTATACACTGCCATCTGTCATTGATGATATTGATATGGGTGTGACCATGGTGATCCGTGGGGATGATCATGTGACCAACACCGCTGTACAGATCCAACTCTTCCAGTTGTTGGCTGGTAAAGTGCCAAATTTCGCACACCATAATTTGCTGACTTCTGCTACCGGTGAGGGGCTCTCCAAGCGTCTTGGTTCCTTGTCTTTGCAGTCCATGCGTCAGGATGGTTATGAGGCTCTGGCAGTTGCCATTTTTGCTGTGATTATCGGTACATCAGAGCCGGTTCAACCGCTTGCTGACATGCAGGCATTGGCTGATTTGTTCGCTTTGGACAAAGTTTCTCGTAATGCATCCAAGTTTGATATGGCCGATCTTGGTCCATTGAATGCACGTCTTCTGCATGAAAAGAGCTTTGATGAAGTGAGCACTCGTCTGGAAGCTGACCAGGTTGGCGGAGACGAAGCCTTCTGGCTGGCCATTCGCGGCAATATCGAAAAACTTGGGGATGCCAAAGAGTGGTGGAACATTGTTGAACAGGGTTTGCCTGCTGATGCTGTGTCCAAATCAGATGACGATGCTGATTTCTATGCCACCGCCAAATCACTTCTGCCAGCCGAGCCATGGGATAACACAACCTGGAAGGTTTGGACGACAGCGGTCAAGGGTGAGACGGGGCGTAAGGGCAAAGGCCTGTTCATGCCACTTCGTGTGGCTCTGACCGGGCGTGGTCATGGGCCGGAGCTTGCAGCATTCCTGCCTATTCTTGGCTACCAAAGAACTTTGGACCGACTATCCTGA
- a CDS encoding NAD+ synthase, with translation MKDRIAVTDKLVFSLAQLNPILGDLKGNLEKAKAAHVKAVEQGADLLVLSELFICGYPPEDLVLKPAFQRACRRAVEELAKATAGDAPAILIGTPWEEADKLYNAVCLLDDGEVKAVRYKVDLPNYGVFDEKRVFEPGPFPGPIGFRGVRLGVPICEDIWDSEVCECLEETGAEMLIVPNGSPYILQKSDIRQQVAIQRVVETALPLVYLNQVGGQDELVFDGASFALNGDRSLAMQMKGFVEDQVILVAERGDEGWTLSGTVEPQADKDSNVWSACMLGLRDYVNKNRFPGVVLGLSGGIDSAICAALAVDALGPERVHCVMLPYRYTSEESFKDAEDCAKALGVRYDTVPIKEPVEGFMSVLSDMFEGTDSGVTEENLQSRSRGTILMAISNKFGDMVVTTGNKSEMSVGYATLYGDMNGGFNPIKDLYKMQVYHLSAWRNENKPAGAMGPDGEVIPSNIISKAPTAELRENQTDQDSLPDYPVLDDILECLVEKEMAVREIVGRGHPEELVHRIEHLLYIAEYKRRQSAPGVKLTEKNFGRDRRYPITNGFRDRG, from the coding sequence ATGAAGGACCGGATAGCCGTGACAGATAAACTTGTTTTCAGTCTTGCCCAGCTCAATCCCATATTGGGGGATTTGAAAGGCAATTTGGAAAAAGCCAAAGCTGCCCATGTCAAAGCAGTGGAGCAAGGAGCTGACCTGCTTGTTTTGTCCGAATTGTTCATCTGTGGTTACCCGCCAGAGGATCTGGTACTGAAACCTGCCTTCCAGCGTGCTTGTCGTCGCGCTGTTGAGGAGTTGGCCAAGGCCACAGCAGGTGATGCACCTGCCATATTGATTGGTACGCCTTGGGAAGAAGCAGACAAGCTCTATAATGCTGTTTGTTTGCTCGATGATGGCGAGGTGAAAGCTGTTCGCTACAAGGTGGACCTGCCCAACTATGGCGTCTTTGATGAAAAGCGGGTTTTTGAGCCGGGACCATTTCCAGGCCCCATAGGTTTTCGTGGTGTTCGTCTGGGTGTACCGATCTGCGAGGATATATGGGATAGTGAGGTCTGCGAATGTCTGGAAGAGACGGGAGCAGAGATGCTTATCGTCCCTAATGGTTCGCCCTATATTCTTCAAAAAAGCGATATTCGCCAACAGGTTGCCATTCAACGGGTAGTGGAAACGGCTTTGCCACTTGTCTATCTCAATCAGGTTGGCGGGCAAGATGAGCTGGTCTTTGATGGTGCTTCCTTTGCGTTGAACGGGGATCGATCCCTTGCCATGCAAATGAAAGGCTTTGTGGAAGACCAAGTTATTCTTGTGGCAGAACGTGGCGATGAGGGATGGACACTTTCCGGGACTGTTGAGCCACAAGCAGATAAGGATTCCAATGTCTGGTCCGCCTGTATGCTGGGCTTGCGCGATTATGTGAACAAGAACCGATTCCCGGGTGTGGTTCTGGGCCTTTCCGGTGGTATCGATAGCGCCATTTGTGCTGCATTGGCGGTTGATGCGCTTGGTCCAGAGCGGGTGCATTGTGTGATGCTGCCTTATCGCTACACCTCCGAAGAGAGCTTCAAGGATGCGGAAGATTGCGCCAAGGCTCTTGGGGTGCGTTATGACACTGTGCCAATCAAGGAACCGGTAGAAGGCTTCATGTCGGTTCTCTCGGATATGTTTGAGGGTACTGATAGTGGTGTGACGGAAGAGAATTTGCAGTCCCGTTCTCGCGGTACCATCTTGATGGCCATTTCCAACAAGTTCGGTGACATGGTTGTTACCACTGGCAACAAGTCCGAGATGTCAGTGGGTTATGCGACACTTTATGGCGATATGAATGGTGGCTTCAACCCCATCAAGGATCTGTACAAAATGCAGGTCTATCACCTGTCTGCCTGGCGCAATGAAAACAAGCCTGCAGGTGCCATGGGGCCGGATGGAGAGGTGATCCCATCCAATATCATCTCCAAGGCGCCAACGGCGGAGCTTCGCGAAAACCAAACGGATCAGGACAGCTTGCCGGATTATCCGGTGCTGGACGACATTCTGGAATGTCTGGTGGAGAAGGAAATGGCGGTGCGTGAGATTGTCGGCCGTGGACATCCGGAAGAGCTGGTTCATCGCATTGAGCATCTGCTTTACATCGCAGAATATAAGCGTAGACAATCTGCGCCAGGTGTAAAGCTGACCGAAAAGAATTTTGGTCGGGATCGTCGTTATCCCATCACCAATGGCTTTAGAGATCGCGGATAA